A single window of Rana temporaria chromosome 1, aRanTem1.1, whole genome shotgun sequence DNA harbors:
- the LOC120910539 gene encoding uncharacterized protein LOC120910539, producing MAGIEALFAQLRAEAAVRGEDWLQRQLGTLLPQNGAASGAAPSGPNHTGQDIIQSGGEAALSGPSHTGRGTARSRSSRPPRRYSPSPSPGQQRSEGGRNRAPSGSPAKRAAAPATGVIEGPAGGTRSTQGQRGGRPGGSGTAAVPARRVEQVETGPVSRPRREGSQITVASPSAATAGHLQEDRSRVTPGRKAPAKSAHGSRARRESESGPGPSAAGTELPGGSSSGEEGLCEDQSDGELSGSEEEVVPRTVPTARDSRRSADGIASTQPGTGPLLVWILGHSYVVRGEKRAEARPTGRQLGISRQEARVRWLGVPGMLWSRVVPEVHKWARLDRPPDVLVIHAGGNDLGVRSMLEIARDIKFDFQRLRLSFPETVVVWSDMVARTSWRMARSVDAVNRARRKLNRNVGRFVLRNGGLVVRHPELEVDPWRYLRSDGVHLTDVGIDMWALRLEEGVQQAMRVWRCARR from the exons ATGGCAGGGATTGAAGCCCTGTTTGCACAGCTTAGGGCTGAGGCGGCGGTGCGGGGGGAGGACTGGCTGCAGCGTCAGCTGGGGACACTTCTCCCTCAGAACGGGGCAgcaagcggcgcggcgccgtcgggGCCTAACCACACGGGCCAGGACATTATTCAGAGCGGTGGGGAAGCAGCGCTATCGGGGCCCAGTCACACCGGCCGGGGGACCGCGCGGTCGCGCTCGTCGCGCCCCCCCCGCAGATATTCACCCAGCCCATCCCCTGGTCAGCAGCGGTCGGAAGGCGGCAGGAACAGGGCCCCATCGGGCTCCCCCGCAAAGCGTGCGGCGGCGCCGGCTACGGGGGTCATTGAGGGCCCGGCAGGGGGGACCAGGAGCAcccaaggacagagggggggacggCCGGGGGGCTCAGGTACGGCGGCCGTGCCCGCCCGACGTGTGGAGCAGGTGGAGACGGGCCCGGTCAGCAGGCCTCGGCGAGAGGGATCCCAGATTACGGTGGCTAGCCCCTCAGCTGCTACGGCTGGCCACTTGCAGGAAGACCGCAGCAGAGTTACGCCTGGCAGGAAAGCGCCGGCAAAATCCGCTCACGGGTCCAGGGCCCGCAGGGAGAGcgaatccggccctgggccttCGGCCGCCGGGACCGAGCTGCCCGGGGGGTCATCATCGGGGGAAGAGGGGCTGTGCGAGGACCAGTCGGATGGGGAGCTGTCCGGTTCGGAGGAGGAGGTCGTGCCCAGGACGGTGCCTACAGCGAGGGATTCCAGACGAtcggctgatgggattgcttccacGCAGCCCG GTACTGGACCTTTGTTGGTCTGGATTTTGGGCCACTCTTACGTGGTTCGGGGGGAAAAACGGGCGGAGGCGCGCCCGACCGGTCGGCAACTGGGGATTTCGAGACAGGAGGCGAGGGTACGGTGGTTGGGGGTACCCGGGATGTTATGGAGCAGAGTTGTGCCGGAGGTTCACAAATGGGCACGTTTGGACAGACCTCCGGATGTGCTAGTGATTCATGCTGGGGGCAATGATCTTGGGGTGAGATCTATGCTGGAGATAGCGCGGGATATTAAATTCGACTTTCAGCGGCTCCGGTTGTCTTTCCCGGAGACGGTAGTGGTGTGGTCGGACATGGTGGCTAGGACATCGTGGAGGATGGCGAGGTCGGTAGACGCGGTGAATCGTGCACGCAGGAAGCTGAACAGGAATGTGGGGCGTTTTGTGCTAAGGAACGGGGGGCTGGTGGTTCGGCACCCGGAATTGGAGGTTGACCCTTGGCGTTACCTCAGGAGTGATGGTGTTCACCTCACggacgtggggattgacatgtgggcTTTGCgcctagaggagggggtacaacaagcaatgagggtgtggaggtgcgcccGAAG GTGA